In Silene latifolia isolate original U9 population chromosome X, ASM4854445v1, whole genome shotgun sequence, the following proteins share a genomic window:
- the LOC141619120 gene encoding putative calcium-binding protein CML15: MASIKSEKLEQLRHIFERFDMDGDGSITQLELAALLRSLGVKTTGDQLYALLNNMDSNCNGYIEFDELAEALIPELTNLDILVNQEQLLQVFQSFDRDGNGYITAAELAGSMAKMGHPLTYKELAEMMREADTNGDGVISFHEFTTIMARSATDLFGLHNSVLSS, encoded by the coding sequence ATGGCAAGCATAAAATCGGAGAAACTAGAGCAACTACGGCACATTTTCGAGCGATTTGACATGGACGGAGATGGAAGCATAACACAACTTGAGTTAGCGGCGTTGTTAAGGTCTCTCGGAGTTAAAACTACGGGGGACCAACTTTACGCGCTGCTAAACAATATGGACTCCAATTGCAACGGGTACATAGAGTTTGATGAGTTAGCCGAGGCCTTAATTCCTGAGCTCACCAACCTTGACATATTGGTAAACCAAGAGCAATTGTTGCAAGTTTTTCAATCTtttgaccgagatggtaacggttACATCACGGCGGCAGAGCTGGCTGGATCAATGGCTAAGATGGGCCATCCATTGACATACAAAGAGCTTGCGGAGATGATGAGGGAAGCTGATACTAATGGTGATGGTGTCATTAGCTTTCATGAATTCACTACTATTATGGCACGTTCTGCTACGGATTTGTTTGGCCTTCATAATTCTGTTCTTTCATCTTAG